In one Macaca nemestrina isolate mMacNem1 chromosome 2, mMacNem.hap1, whole genome shotgun sequence genomic region, the following are encoded:
- the LOC105480416 gene encoding solute carrier family 26 member 6 isoform X5 — translation MSVMVGSVTESLAPQTLNDSTINETTRDAERVRVASTLSVLVGLFQVGLGLIHFGFLVTYLSEPLVRGYTTAAAVQVFVSQLKYVFGLHLSSHSGPLSLIYTVLEVCRKLPQSKVSTVVTAAVAGVVLLVVKLLNDKLRRQLPMPIPGELLMLIGATGISYGMGLKHIFGVDVVGNISAGLVPPVAPNTQLFSKLVGSAFTIAVVGFAIAISLGKIFALRHGYRVDSNQELVALGLSNLIGGVFQCFPVSCSMSRSLVQESTGGNSQVAGAISSLFILLIIVKLGELFRDLPKAVLAAIIIVNLKGMLRQLSDVCSFWKANRADLLIWLVTFAATILLNLDLGLMVSVVFSLLLVVVRTQMPHYSILGQVPDTDIYRDVAEYSEAKEVPGVKVFRSSATVYFANADFYSDALKQRCGVDVDFLISQKKKLLKKREQLKLKQLQKEKKLQKQAASSKGASVSINVNTSLEDMRSNDVEDCKVMQVSPGDKMEDATANGQEDSKAPDGSTLKALGLPQPDFHSLILDLGALSFVDTVCLKSLKNIFHDFRDIEVEVYMAACHSPVVSQLEAGHFFDASITKKHLFASVHDAVTFALQHPRPVPDSPVSVTRL, via the exons ATGTCTGTGATGGTGGGCAGTGTGACAGAATCCCTGGCCCCGCAGACCTTGAACGACTCCACTATCAATGAGACAACCAGAGACGCTGAGCGGGTGCGGGTGGCTTCCACACTCAGTGTCCTGGTCGGCCTCTTCCAG GTGGGGCTGGGCCTGATCCACTTCGGCTTCCTGGTCACCTACCTGTCAGAGCCTCTTGTCCGAGGCTATACCACAGCTGCAGCTGTGCAGGTCTTCGTCTCACAGCTCAAGTATGTGTTTGGCCTCCATCTGAGCAGCCACTCTGGGCCACTGTCCCTCATCTAT ACAGTGCTGGAGGTCTGCCGGAAGCTGCCCCAGAGCAAGGTCAGCACGGTGGTCACTGCAGCTGTGGCTGGGGTTGTGCTCCTGGTGGTGAAGCTGTTGAATGACAAGCTGCGGCGGCAGCTGCCCATGCCGATACCCGGGGAGCTGCTCATG CTCATCGGGGCCACAGGCATCTCCTATGGCATGGGTCTGAAGCACATATTTGGGGTAGATGTCGTGGGCAACATCTCTGCAGG GCTGGTGCCCCCAGTGGCCCCCAACACCCAGCTGTTCTCAAAGCTCGTGGGCAGCGCCTTCACCATCGCTGTGGTTGGGTTCGCCATTGCCATCTCGCTGGGGAAGATCTTCGCCCTGAGGCATGGCTACCGGGTGGACAGCAACCAG GAGCTGGTGGCCCTGGGCCTCAGTAACCTCATTGGAGGCGTCTTCCAGTGCTTCCCCGTGAGTTGCTCTATGTCTCGGAGCCTGGTACAGGAGAGCACCGGGGGCAACTCGCAG GTTGCTGGAGCCATCTCTTCCCTTTTCATCCTCCTCATCATTGTCAAACTTGGGGAACTCTTCCGTGACCTGCCCAAG GCGGTCCTGGCGGCCATCATCATTGTGAACTTGAAGGGCATGCTGCGGCAGCTCAGCGACGTGTGCTCCTTCTGGAAAGCCAATCGGGCAGATCTG CTCATCTGGCTGGTGACCTTCGCAGCCACCATCCTGCTGAACCTGGACCTTGGCCTGATGGTTTCGGTCGTCTTCTCCCTACTGCTTGTGGTGGTCCGGACACAGAT GCCCCACTACTCTATCCTGGGGCAGGTGCCAGACACGGATATTTACAGAGATGTGGCAGAGTACTCAGAG GCCAAGGAAGTCCCGGGAGTGAAGGTCTTCCGCTCCTCGGCCACCGTGTACTTTGCCAACGCTGACTTCTACAGTGATGCGCTGAAGCAGAGG TGCGGTGTGGATGTCGACTTCCTCATCTCCCAGAAGAAGAAACTGCTCAAGAAGCGGGAGCAGCTGAAGCTGAAGCAACTGCAGAAAGAGAAGAAGCTTCAGAAACAG GCTGCCTCCTCCAAGGGCGCTTCAGTTTCCATTAACGTCAACACCAGCCTTGAAGACATGAGGAGCAACGACGTTGAGGACTGCAAGGTGATG CAGGTGAGCCCAGGAGATAAGATGGAAGATGCAACAGCCAATGGTCAAGAAGACTCCAAGGCCCCAGATGGGTCCACACTGAAGGCCCTGGGCCTGCCTCAGCCAGACTTCCACAGCCTCATCCTGGACCTGGGTGCCCTCTCCTTCGTGGACACTGTGTGCCTCAAGAGCCTGAAGAAT ATTTTCCACGACTTCCGGGATATCGAGGTAGAGGTGTACATGGCGGCCTGCCACA GCCCTGTGGTCAGCCAGCTTGAGGCCGGGCACTTCTTCGATGCATCCATCACCAAGAAGCATCTCTTTGCTTCTGTCCATGATGCTGTCACCTTTGCCCTCCAACACCCGAGGCCTGTCCCCGACAGCCCTGTTTCG GTCACCAGACTCTGA
- the LOC105480416 gene encoding solute carrier family 26 member 6 isoform X4 codes for MGLADASGPRDTQALLSATQAVELRRRDYHMERPLLNQEHLEELGHWGSAPRTRQWRTWLQCSHARARALLLQHLPVLVWLPRYPVRDWLLGDLLSGMSVAIMQLPQGLAYALLAGLPPVFGLYSSFYPVFIYFLFGTSRHISVGTFAVMSVMVGSVTESLAPQTLNDSTINETTRDAERVRVASTLSVLVGLFQVGLGLIHFGFLVTYLSEPLVRGYTTAAAVQVFVSQLKYVFGLHLSSHSGPLSLIYLIGATGISYGMGLKHIFGVDVVGNISAGLVPPVAPNTQLFSKLVGSAFTIAVVGFAIAISLGKIFALRHGYRVDSNQELVALGLSNLIGGVFQCFPVSCSMSRSLVQESTGGNSQVAGAISSLFILLIIVKLGELFRDLPKAVLAAIIIVNLKGMLRQLSDVCSFWKANRADLLIWLVTFAATILLNLDLGLMVSVVFSLLLVVVRTQMPHYSILGQVPDTDIYRDVAEYSEAKEVPGVKVFRSSATVYFANADFYSDALKQRCGVDVDFLISQKKKLLKKREQLKLKQLQKEKKLQKQAASSKGASVSINVNTSLEDMRSNDVEDCKVMQVSPGDKMEDATANGQEDSKAPDGSTLKALGLPQPDFHSLILDLGALSFVDTVCLKSLKNIFHDFRDIEVEVYMAACHSPVVSQLEAGHFFDASITKKHLFASVHDAVTFALQHPRPVPDSPVSVTRL; via the exons ATGGGGCTGGCGGATGCGTCGGG ACCGAGGGACACGCAGGCACTGCTGTCTGCAACACAAGCAGTGGAGCTGCGGAGGCGAGACTACCACATGGAACGGCCGCTGCTGAACCAGGAGCATTTGGAGGAGCTGGGGCACTGGGGCTCAGCACCTAGGACCCGCCAGTGGCGGACCTGGTTGCA GTGCTCCCATGCTCGGGCCCGTGCCCTTCTGCTCCAACACCTCCCGGTTTTGGTCTGGTTACCCCGGTATCCTGTGCGTGACTGGCTCCTAGGTGACCTTTTATCTGGCATGAGTGTGGCCATCATGCAGCTTCCACAGG GCTTGGCCTATGCCCTCCTGGCTGGATTGCCCCCCGTGTTCGGCCTCTATAGCTCCTTCTACCCCGTCTTCATCTACTTCCTGTTTGGCACTTCCCGGCACATCTCCGTGG GGACCTTTGCTGTCATGTCTGTGATGGTGGGCAGTGTGACAGAATCCCTGGCCCCGCAGACCTTGAACGACTCCACTATCAATGAGACAACCAGAGACGCTGAGCGGGTGCGGGTGGCTTCCACACTCAGTGTCCTGGTCGGCCTCTTCCAG GTGGGGCTGGGCCTGATCCACTTCGGCTTCCTGGTCACCTACCTGTCAGAGCCTCTTGTCCGAGGCTATACCACAGCTGCAGCTGTGCAGGTCTTCGTCTCACAGCTCAAGTATGTGTTTGGCCTCCATCTGAGCAGCCACTCTGGGCCACTGTCCCTCATCTAT CTCATCGGGGCCACAGGCATCTCCTATGGCATGGGTCTGAAGCACATATTTGGGGTAGATGTCGTGGGCAACATCTCTGCAGG GCTGGTGCCCCCAGTGGCCCCCAACACCCAGCTGTTCTCAAAGCTCGTGGGCAGCGCCTTCACCATCGCTGTGGTTGGGTTCGCCATTGCCATCTCGCTGGGGAAGATCTTCGCCCTGAGGCATGGCTACCGGGTGGACAGCAACCAG GAGCTGGTGGCCCTGGGCCTCAGTAACCTCATTGGAGGCGTCTTCCAGTGCTTCCCCGTGAGTTGCTCTATGTCTCGGAGCCTGGTACAGGAGAGCACCGGGGGCAACTCGCAG GTTGCTGGAGCCATCTCTTCCCTTTTCATCCTCCTCATCATTGTCAAACTTGGGGAACTCTTCCGTGACCTGCCCAAG GCGGTCCTGGCGGCCATCATCATTGTGAACTTGAAGGGCATGCTGCGGCAGCTCAGCGACGTGTGCTCCTTCTGGAAAGCCAATCGGGCAGATCTG CTCATCTGGCTGGTGACCTTCGCAGCCACCATCCTGCTGAACCTGGACCTTGGCCTGATGGTTTCGGTCGTCTTCTCCCTACTGCTTGTGGTGGTCCGGACACAGAT GCCCCACTACTCTATCCTGGGGCAGGTGCCAGACACGGATATTTACAGAGATGTGGCAGAGTACTCAGAG GCCAAGGAAGTCCCGGGAGTGAAGGTCTTCCGCTCCTCGGCCACCGTGTACTTTGCCAACGCTGACTTCTACAGTGATGCGCTGAAGCAGAGG TGCGGTGTGGATGTCGACTTCCTCATCTCCCAGAAGAAGAAACTGCTCAAGAAGCGGGAGCAGCTGAAGCTGAAGCAACTGCAGAAAGAGAAGAAGCTTCAGAAACAG GCTGCCTCCTCCAAGGGCGCTTCAGTTTCCATTAACGTCAACACCAGCCTTGAAGACATGAGGAGCAACGACGTTGAGGACTGCAAGGTGATG CAGGTGAGCCCAGGAGATAAGATGGAAGATGCAACAGCCAATGGTCAAGAAGACTCCAAGGCCCCAGATGGGTCCACACTGAAGGCCCTGGGCCTGCCTCAGCCAGACTTCCACAGCCTCATCCTGGACCTGGGTGCCCTCTCCTTCGTGGACACTGTGTGCCTCAAGAGCCTGAAGAAT ATTTTCCACGACTTCCGGGATATCGAGGTAGAGGTGTACATGGCGGCCTGCCACA GCCCTGTGGTCAGCCAGCTTGAGGCCGGGCACTTCTTCGATGCATCCATCACCAAGAAGCATCTCTTTGCTTCTGTCCATGATGCTGTCACCTTTGCCCTCCAACACCCGAGGCCTGTCCCCGACAGCCCTGTTTCG GTCACCAGACTCTGA
- the LOC105480416 gene encoding solute carrier family 26 member 6 isoform X1 has translation MGLADASGPRDTQALLSATQAVELRRRDYHMERPLLNQEHLEELGHWGSAPRTRQWRTWLQCSHARARALLLQHLPVLVWLPRYPVRDWLLGDLLSGMSVAIMQLPQGLAYALLAGLPPVFGLYSSFYPVFIYFLFGTSRHISVGTFAVMSVMVGSVTESLAPQTLNDSTINETTRDAERVRVASTLSVLVGLFQVGLGLIHFGFLVTYLSEPLVRGYTTAAAVQVFVSQLKYVFGLHLSSHSGPLSLIYTVLEVCRKLPQSKVSTVVTAAVAGVVLLVVKLLNDKLRRQLPMPIPGELLMLIGATGISYGMGLKHIFGVDVVGNISAGLVPPVAPNTQLFSKLVGSAFTIAVVGFAIAISLGKIFALRHGYRVDSNQELVALGLSNLIGGVFQCFPVSCSMSRSLVQESTGGNSQVAGAISSLFILLIIVKLGELFRDLPKAVLAAIIIVNLKGMLRQLSDVCSFWKANRADLLIWLVTFAATILLNLDLGLMVSVVFSLLLVVVRTQMPHYSILGQVPDTDIYRDVAEYSEAKEVPGVKVFRSSATVYFANADFYSDALKQRCGVDVDFLISQKKKLLKKREQLKLKQLQKEKKLQKQAASSKGASVSINVNTSLEDMRSNDVEDCKVMQVSPGDKMEDATANGQEDSKAPDGSTLKALGLPQPDFHSLILDLGALSFVDTVCLKSLKNIFHDFRDIEVEVYMAACHSPVVSQLEAGHFFDASITKKHLFASVHDAVTFALQHPRPVPDSPVSVTRL, from the exons ATGGGGCTGGCGGATGCGTCGGG ACCGAGGGACACGCAGGCACTGCTGTCTGCAACACAAGCAGTGGAGCTGCGGAGGCGAGACTACCACATGGAACGGCCGCTGCTGAACCAGGAGCATTTGGAGGAGCTGGGGCACTGGGGCTCAGCACCTAGGACCCGCCAGTGGCGGACCTGGTTGCA GTGCTCCCATGCTCGGGCCCGTGCCCTTCTGCTCCAACACCTCCCGGTTTTGGTCTGGTTACCCCGGTATCCTGTGCGTGACTGGCTCCTAGGTGACCTTTTATCTGGCATGAGTGTGGCCATCATGCAGCTTCCACAGG GCTTGGCCTATGCCCTCCTGGCTGGATTGCCCCCCGTGTTCGGCCTCTATAGCTCCTTCTACCCCGTCTTCATCTACTTCCTGTTTGGCACTTCCCGGCACATCTCCGTGG GGACCTTTGCTGTCATGTCTGTGATGGTGGGCAGTGTGACAGAATCCCTGGCCCCGCAGACCTTGAACGACTCCACTATCAATGAGACAACCAGAGACGCTGAGCGGGTGCGGGTGGCTTCCACACTCAGTGTCCTGGTCGGCCTCTTCCAG GTGGGGCTGGGCCTGATCCACTTCGGCTTCCTGGTCACCTACCTGTCAGAGCCTCTTGTCCGAGGCTATACCACAGCTGCAGCTGTGCAGGTCTTCGTCTCACAGCTCAAGTATGTGTTTGGCCTCCATCTGAGCAGCCACTCTGGGCCACTGTCCCTCATCTAT ACAGTGCTGGAGGTCTGCCGGAAGCTGCCCCAGAGCAAGGTCAGCACGGTGGTCACTGCAGCTGTGGCTGGGGTTGTGCTCCTGGTGGTGAAGCTGTTGAATGACAAGCTGCGGCGGCAGCTGCCCATGCCGATACCCGGGGAGCTGCTCATG CTCATCGGGGCCACAGGCATCTCCTATGGCATGGGTCTGAAGCACATATTTGGGGTAGATGTCGTGGGCAACATCTCTGCAGG GCTGGTGCCCCCAGTGGCCCCCAACACCCAGCTGTTCTCAAAGCTCGTGGGCAGCGCCTTCACCATCGCTGTGGTTGGGTTCGCCATTGCCATCTCGCTGGGGAAGATCTTCGCCCTGAGGCATGGCTACCGGGTGGACAGCAACCAG GAGCTGGTGGCCCTGGGCCTCAGTAACCTCATTGGAGGCGTCTTCCAGTGCTTCCCCGTGAGTTGCTCTATGTCTCGGAGCCTGGTACAGGAGAGCACCGGGGGCAACTCGCAG GTTGCTGGAGCCATCTCTTCCCTTTTCATCCTCCTCATCATTGTCAAACTTGGGGAACTCTTCCGTGACCTGCCCAAG GCGGTCCTGGCGGCCATCATCATTGTGAACTTGAAGGGCATGCTGCGGCAGCTCAGCGACGTGTGCTCCTTCTGGAAAGCCAATCGGGCAGATCTG CTCATCTGGCTGGTGACCTTCGCAGCCACCATCCTGCTGAACCTGGACCTTGGCCTGATGGTTTCGGTCGTCTTCTCCCTACTGCTTGTGGTGGTCCGGACACAGAT GCCCCACTACTCTATCCTGGGGCAGGTGCCAGACACGGATATTTACAGAGATGTGGCAGAGTACTCAGAG GCCAAGGAAGTCCCGGGAGTGAAGGTCTTCCGCTCCTCGGCCACCGTGTACTTTGCCAACGCTGACTTCTACAGTGATGCGCTGAAGCAGAGG TGCGGTGTGGATGTCGACTTCCTCATCTCCCAGAAGAAGAAACTGCTCAAGAAGCGGGAGCAGCTGAAGCTGAAGCAACTGCAGAAAGAGAAGAAGCTTCAGAAACAG GCTGCCTCCTCCAAGGGCGCTTCAGTTTCCATTAACGTCAACACCAGCCTTGAAGACATGAGGAGCAACGACGTTGAGGACTGCAAGGTGATG CAGGTGAGCCCAGGAGATAAGATGGAAGATGCAACAGCCAATGGTCAAGAAGACTCCAAGGCCCCAGATGGGTCCACACTGAAGGCCCTGGGCCTGCCTCAGCCAGACTTCCACAGCCTCATCCTGGACCTGGGTGCCCTCTCCTTCGTGGACACTGTGTGCCTCAAGAGCCTGAAGAAT ATTTTCCACGACTTCCGGGATATCGAGGTAGAGGTGTACATGGCGGCCTGCCACA GCCCTGTGGTCAGCCAGCTTGAGGCCGGGCACTTCTTCGATGCATCCATCACCAAGAAGCATCTCTTTGCTTCTGTCCATGATGCTGTCACCTTTGCCCTCCAACACCCGAGGCCTGTCCCCGACAGCCCTGTTTCG GTCACCAGACTCTGA
- the LOC105480416 gene encoding solute carrier family 26 member 6 isoform X3, with protein MGLADASGPRDTQALLSATQAVELRRRDYHMERPLLNQEHLEELGHWGSAPRTRQWRTWLQCSHARARALLLQHLPVLVWLPRYPVRDWLLGDLLSGMSVAIMQLPQGLAYALLAGLPPVFGLYSSFYPVFIYFLFGTSRHISVGTFAVMSVMVGSVTESLAPQTLNDSTINETTRDAERVRVASTLSVLVGLFQVGLGLIHFGFLVTYLSEPLVRGYTTAAAVQVFVSQLKYVFGLHLSSHSGPLSLIYTVLEVCRKLPQSKLIGATGISYGMGLKHIFGVDVVGNISAGLVPPVAPNTQLFSKLVGSAFTIAVVGFAIAISLGKIFALRHGYRVDSNQELVALGLSNLIGGVFQCFPVSCSMSRSLVQESTGGNSQVAGAISSLFILLIIVKLGELFRDLPKAVLAAIIIVNLKGMLRQLSDVCSFWKANRADLLIWLVTFAATILLNLDLGLMVSVVFSLLLVVVRTQMPHYSILGQVPDTDIYRDVAEYSEAKEVPGVKVFRSSATVYFANADFYSDALKQRCGVDVDFLISQKKKLLKKREQLKLKQLQKEKKLQKQAASSKGASVSINVNTSLEDMRSNDVEDCKVMQVSPGDKMEDATANGQEDSKAPDGSTLKALGLPQPDFHSLILDLGALSFVDTVCLKSLKNIFHDFRDIEVEVYMAACHSPVVSQLEAGHFFDASITKKHLFASVHDAVTFALQHPRPVPDSPVSVTRL; from the exons ATGGGGCTGGCGGATGCGTCGGG ACCGAGGGACACGCAGGCACTGCTGTCTGCAACACAAGCAGTGGAGCTGCGGAGGCGAGACTACCACATGGAACGGCCGCTGCTGAACCAGGAGCATTTGGAGGAGCTGGGGCACTGGGGCTCAGCACCTAGGACCCGCCAGTGGCGGACCTGGTTGCA GTGCTCCCATGCTCGGGCCCGTGCCCTTCTGCTCCAACACCTCCCGGTTTTGGTCTGGTTACCCCGGTATCCTGTGCGTGACTGGCTCCTAGGTGACCTTTTATCTGGCATGAGTGTGGCCATCATGCAGCTTCCACAGG GCTTGGCCTATGCCCTCCTGGCTGGATTGCCCCCCGTGTTCGGCCTCTATAGCTCCTTCTACCCCGTCTTCATCTACTTCCTGTTTGGCACTTCCCGGCACATCTCCGTGG GGACCTTTGCTGTCATGTCTGTGATGGTGGGCAGTGTGACAGAATCCCTGGCCCCGCAGACCTTGAACGACTCCACTATCAATGAGACAACCAGAGACGCTGAGCGGGTGCGGGTGGCTTCCACACTCAGTGTCCTGGTCGGCCTCTTCCAG GTGGGGCTGGGCCTGATCCACTTCGGCTTCCTGGTCACCTACCTGTCAGAGCCTCTTGTCCGAGGCTATACCACAGCTGCAGCTGTGCAGGTCTTCGTCTCACAGCTCAAGTATGTGTTTGGCCTCCATCTGAGCAGCCACTCTGGGCCACTGTCCCTCATCTAT ACAGTGCTGGAGGTCTGCCGGAAGCTGCCCCAGAGCAAG CTCATCGGGGCCACAGGCATCTCCTATGGCATGGGTCTGAAGCACATATTTGGGGTAGATGTCGTGGGCAACATCTCTGCAGG GCTGGTGCCCCCAGTGGCCCCCAACACCCAGCTGTTCTCAAAGCTCGTGGGCAGCGCCTTCACCATCGCTGTGGTTGGGTTCGCCATTGCCATCTCGCTGGGGAAGATCTTCGCCCTGAGGCATGGCTACCGGGTGGACAGCAACCAG GAGCTGGTGGCCCTGGGCCTCAGTAACCTCATTGGAGGCGTCTTCCAGTGCTTCCCCGTGAGTTGCTCTATGTCTCGGAGCCTGGTACAGGAGAGCACCGGGGGCAACTCGCAG GTTGCTGGAGCCATCTCTTCCCTTTTCATCCTCCTCATCATTGTCAAACTTGGGGAACTCTTCCGTGACCTGCCCAAG GCGGTCCTGGCGGCCATCATCATTGTGAACTTGAAGGGCATGCTGCGGCAGCTCAGCGACGTGTGCTCCTTCTGGAAAGCCAATCGGGCAGATCTG CTCATCTGGCTGGTGACCTTCGCAGCCACCATCCTGCTGAACCTGGACCTTGGCCTGATGGTTTCGGTCGTCTTCTCCCTACTGCTTGTGGTGGTCCGGACACAGAT GCCCCACTACTCTATCCTGGGGCAGGTGCCAGACACGGATATTTACAGAGATGTGGCAGAGTACTCAGAG GCCAAGGAAGTCCCGGGAGTGAAGGTCTTCCGCTCCTCGGCCACCGTGTACTTTGCCAACGCTGACTTCTACAGTGATGCGCTGAAGCAGAGG TGCGGTGTGGATGTCGACTTCCTCATCTCCCAGAAGAAGAAACTGCTCAAGAAGCGGGAGCAGCTGAAGCTGAAGCAACTGCAGAAAGAGAAGAAGCTTCAGAAACAG GCTGCCTCCTCCAAGGGCGCTTCAGTTTCCATTAACGTCAACACCAGCCTTGAAGACATGAGGAGCAACGACGTTGAGGACTGCAAGGTGATG CAGGTGAGCCCAGGAGATAAGATGGAAGATGCAACAGCCAATGGTCAAGAAGACTCCAAGGCCCCAGATGGGTCCACACTGAAGGCCCTGGGCCTGCCTCAGCCAGACTTCCACAGCCTCATCCTGGACCTGGGTGCCCTCTCCTTCGTGGACACTGTGTGCCTCAAGAGCCTGAAGAAT ATTTTCCACGACTTCCGGGATATCGAGGTAGAGGTGTACATGGCGGCCTGCCACA GCCCTGTGGTCAGCCAGCTTGAGGCCGGGCACTTCTTCGATGCATCCATCACCAAGAAGCATCTCTTTGCTTCTGTCCATGATGCTGTCACCTTTGCCCTCCAACACCCGAGGCCTGTCCCCGACAGCCCTGTTTCG GTCACCAGACTCTGA
- the LOC105480416 gene encoding solute carrier family 26 member 6 isoform X2 yields the protein MGLADASGPRDTQALLSATQAVELRRRDYHMERPLLNQEHLEELGHWGSAPRTRQWRTWLQCSHARARALLLQHLPVLVWLPRYPVRDWLLGDLLSGMSVAIMQLPQGLAYALLAGLPPVFGLYSSFYPVFIYFLFGTSRHISVGTFAVMSVMVGSVTESLAPQTLNDSTINETTRDAERVRVASTLSVLVGLFQVGLGLIHFGFLVTYLSEPLVRGYTTAAAVQVFVSQLKYVFGLHLSSHSGPLSLIYTVLEVCRKLPQSKVSTVVTAAVAGVVLLVVKLLNDKLRRQLPMPIPGELLMLIGATGISYGMGLKHIFGVDVVGNISAGLVPPVAPNTQLFSKLVGSAFTIAVVGFAIAISLGKIFALRHGYRVDSNQELVALGLSNLIGGVFQCFPVSCSMSRSLVQESTGGNSQVAGAISSLFILLIIVKLGELFRDLPKAVLAAIIIVNLKGMLRQLSDVCSFWKANRADLLIWLVTFAATILLNLDLGLMVSVVFSLLLVVVRTQMPHYSILGQVPDTDIYRDVAEYSEAKEVPGVKVFRSSATVYFANADFYSDALKQRCGVDVDFLISQKKKLLKKREQLKLKQLQKEKKLQKQAASSKGASVSINVNTSLEDMRSNDVEDCKVMVSPGDKMEDATANGQEDSKAPDGSTLKALGLPQPDFHSLILDLGALSFVDTVCLKSLKNIFHDFRDIEVEVYMAACHSPVVSQLEAGHFFDASITKKHLFASVHDAVTFALQHPRPVPDSPVSVTRL from the exons ATGGGGCTGGCGGATGCGTCGGG ACCGAGGGACACGCAGGCACTGCTGTCTGCAACACAAGCAGTGGAGCTGCGGAGGCGAGACTACCACATGGAACGGCCGCTGCTGAACCAGGAGCATTTGGAGGAGCTGGGGCACTGGGGCTCAGCACCTAGGACCCGCCAGTGGCGGACCTGGTTGCA GTGCTCCCATGCTCGGGCCCGTGCCCTTCTGCTCCAACACCTCCCGGTTTTGGTCTGGTTACCCCGGTATCCTGTGCGTGACTGGCTCCTAGGTGACCTTTTATCTGGCATGAGTGTGGCCATCATGCAGCTTCCACAGG GCTTGGCCTATGCCCTCCTGGCTGGATTGCCCCCCGTGTTCGGCCTCTATAGCTCCTTCTACCCCGTCTTCATCTACTTCCTGTTTGGCACTTCCCGGCACATCTCCGTGG GGACCTTTGCTGTCATGTCTGTGATGGTGGGCAGTGTGACAGAATCCCTGGCCCCGCAGACCTTGAACGACTCCACTATCAATGAGACAACCAGAGACGCTGAGCGGGTGCGGGTGGCTTCCACACTCAGTGTCCTGGTCGGCCTCTTCCAG GTGGGGCTGGGCCTGATCCACTTCGGCTTCCTGGTCACCTACCTGTCAGAGCCTCTTGTCCGAGGCTATACCACAGCTGCAGCTGTGCAGGTCTTCGTCTCACAGCTCAAGTATGTGTTTGGCCTCCATCTGAGCAGCCACTCTGGGCCACTGTCCCTCATCTAT ACAGTGCTGGAGGTCTGCCGGAAGCTGCCCCAGAGCAAGGTCAGCACGGTGGTCACTGCAGCTGTGGCTGGGGTTGTGCTCCTGGTGGTGAAGCTGTTGAATGACAAGCTGCGGCGGCAGCTGCCCATGCCGATACCCGGGGAGCTGCTCATG CTCATCGGGGCCACAGGCATCTCCTATGGCATGGGTCTGAAGCACATATTTGGGGTAGATGTCGTGGGCAACATCTCTGCAGG GCTGGTGCCCCCAGTGGCCCCCAACACCCAGCTGTTCTCAAAGCTCGTGGGCAGCGCCTTCACCATCGCTGTGGTTGGGTTCGCCATTGCCATCTCGCTGGGGAAGATCTTCGCCCTGAGGCATGGCTACCGGGTGGACAGCAACCAG GAGCTGGTGGCCCTGGGCCTCAGTAACCTCATTGGAGGCGTCTTCCAGTGCTTCCCCGTGAGTTGCTCTATGTCTCGGAGCCTGGTACAGGAGAGCACCGGGGGCAACTCGCAG GTTGCTGGAGCCATCTCTTCCCTTTTCATCCTCCTCATCATTGTCAAACTTGGGGAACTCTTCCGTGACCTGCCCAAG GCGGTCCTGGCGGCCATCATCATTGTGAACTTGAAGGGCATGCTGCGGCAGCTCAGCGACGTGTGCTCCTTCTGGAAAGCCAATCGGGCAGATCTG CTCATCTGGCTGGTGACCTTCGCAGCCACCATCCTGCTGAACCTGGACCTTGGCCTGATGGTTTCGGTCGTCTTCTCCCTACTGCTTGTGGTGGTCCGGACACAGAT GCCCCACTACTCTATCCTGGGGCAGGTGCCAGACACGGATATTTACAGAGATGTGGCAGAGTACTCAGAG GCCAAGGAAGTCCCGGGAGTGAAGGTCTTCCGCTCCTCGGCCACCGTGTACTTTGCCAACGCTGACTTCTACAGTGATGCGCTGAAGCAGAGG TGCGGTGTGGATGTCGACTTCCTCATCTCCCAGAAGAAGAAACTGCTCAAGAAGCGGGAGCAGCTGAAGCTGAAGCAACTGCAGAAAGAGAAGAAGCTTCAGAAACAG GCTGCCTCCTCCAAGGGCGCTTCAGTTTCCATTAACGTCAACACCAGCCTTGAAGACATGAGGAGCAACGACGTTGAGGACTGCAAGGTGATG GTGAGCCCAGGAGATAAGATGGAAGATGCAACAGCCAATGGTCAAGAAGACTCCAAGGCCCCAGATGGGTCCACACTGAAGGCCCTGGGCCTGCCTCAGCCAGACTTCCACAGCCTCATCCTGGACCTGGGTGCCCTCTCCTTCGTGGACACTGTGTGCCTCAAGAGCCTGAAGAAT ATTTTCCACGACTTCCGGGATATCGAGGTAGAGGTGTACATGGCGGCCTGCCACA GCCCTGTGGTCAGCCAGCTTGAGGCCGGGCACTTCTTCGATGCATCCATCACCAAGAAGCATCTCTTTGCTTCTGTCCATGATGCTGTCACCTTTGCCCTCCAACACCCGAGGCCTGTCCCCGACAGCCCTGTTTCG GTCACCAGACTCTGA